One genomic segment of Intestinimonas butyriciproducens includes these proteins:
- the addA gene encoding helicase-exonuclease AddAB subunit AddA: MGFPLTEEQRAAVEDRGGGLLVSAAAGSGKTRVLVERLLSRVEEEGLDIHRFLVITYTKAAAAELRGRIVEELAARLAERPGDRHLRRQAMLVYQTQISTVHAFCAQLLRECGHLLDLDPDFRLCDESEAGVLMLQAMDDVLEQRYETVEPEGDFARLLDTVAAGRDDSRLVRIALDIYGKVQSHPAPGAWLAGQQRAFALEGVADAGETPWGALLLEQAERQAEYWQGQMMRALELAWGEEKLSKGYAPSLSATLEGLRAFREAAAQGWDRASERVAIPFPRLGAVRGCGDPAAQERIKTIREVCKKRMGKLAELFSEPSGRLLEDMRAVHPAVRGLFALVEDFSHAYTALKRERGLLDFSDLEHCAVRLLVGKDGLPTELADQWGARYAEVMVDEYQDTNEVQNAIFSAVSGQGKRLFMVGDVKQSIYRFRLADPTIFLEKYRSFRPAGEAAEGEPRRILLTRNFRSRPQVLEGANFLFRNVMSTEFGEMDYTGDEALYPGASFEEDGGDYRVELDALDLSQTGEEEGEKSPRDLLEARFAAGRIQTLLEEGFQVVDQNGGLRPVSAGDIVILLRSPGAVLHHYARALGERDIPWEADGGEDFLDSTEVSVALSYLQIIDNPRQDVPLISVLRSPLYGFSADRLAEIRANARDTDFYEALCRDEGRDTAAFLEELELLRDRAVDMSCHQLLWDLYDRVDLLGIFSAMGDSGTRRGNLLALSECARQFESSGHKGLFGFLSYLAHVRENGGRLTSPNPAGGGDGVRVLSIHKSKGLEFPVVFLCGLARRLNREDMQRPILFHPKLGVGPKGLDTERMVSFPTLARKAVASQLEREMMAEELRLLYVAMTRAREKLVLVCSLTGGARDLQRMAGDAGCPVEPQALLGMQAVSQWVLLPVLARPDADALRRAAGVEIPVTAEDCGPEWDIRWINGSGLAVEPPPCGAPPEEEADEDAGPGLEERLLWQYPFAGDVEIPSKLTATQLKGRDLDGEAAEETPQPLRPVRFGRPRFASEEMGLTPAQRGTALHLVMQFIDFSRTETVEQVAGEIRRLVERQMITPQQGEAVRPEKLTAFFSSAIGREARASETLHREFKFSILVPAAGYYARASRGEEVLLQGVVDCWFETPEGITVLDFKTDRVDERTVGDRAEEYRPQLAAYSRALEEVTGRQVCRRVLWFFALDRAEEVPDASVPEASNSKKQEKT, translated from the coding sequence ATGGGGTTCCCGCTGACGGAGGAACAGCGTGCGGCGGTGGAGGACCGCGGCGGAGGACTGCTGGTCTCTGCTGCTGCCGGCTCCGGTAAGACCAGGGTGCTGGTGGAGCGCCTGCTCTCCCGGGTGGAGGAGGAGGGGCTGGACATCCACCGTTTCCTGGTCATTACCTATACCAAAGCCGCCGCCGCCGAGCTCCGGGGACGGATCGTGGAGGAACTGGCGGCCCGCCTTGCAGAGCGCCCTGGGGACCGCCATCTGCGGCGGCAGGCCATGCTGGTCTATCAGACGCAGATATCTACCGTCCATGCGTTCTGCGCCCAACTCCTCCGGGAGTGCGGGCACCTGCTGGATCTGGACCCCGATTTCCGGCTCTGTGACGAGAGCGAGGCGGGGGTGCTGATGCTCCAGGCCATGGACGATGTGCTGGAACAGCGGTATGAGACGGTAGAGCCGGAGGGGGATTTCGCCCGGCTTCTGGACACGGTGGCCGCCGGGCGGGACGACAGCCGTCTGGTCCGGATCGCCCTGGATATCTATGGAAAGGTGCAGAGCCATCCGGCCCCCGGCGCCTGGCTGGCGGGGCAGCAGAGGGCCTTTGCTCTGGAGGGCGTGGCCGATGCGGGGGAGACGCCCTGGGGCGCGTTGCTGCTGGAGCAGGCAGAAAGGCAGGCGGAATACTGGCAGGGGCAGATGATGCGGGCCCTGGAGCTGGCCTGGGGGGAGGAAAAGCTTTCAAAAGGATACGCCCCCAGCCTGTCTGCCACTCTGGAGGGCCTGCGCGCATTCCGGGAGGCCGCCGCCCAGGGCTGGGACCGGGCCTCGGAACGGGTGGCGATCCCCTTCCCCCGTCTGGGCGCGGTGCGGGGCTGCGGCGATCCCGCGGCCCAGGAGCGGATCAAGACCATACGGGAGGTCTGTAAAAAGCGCATGGGAAAGCTGGCGGAGCTGTTCTCCGAGCCCAGCGGACGGCTGCTGGAAGATATGCGCGCGGTACATCCGGCGGTGCGGGGACTGTTTGCGTTGGTGGAGGACTTCTCACATGCCTATACGGCGCTGAAAAGGGAACGCGGCCTGTTGGACTTTTCCGATCTGGAGCACTGCGCGGTCCGGCTTCTGGTGGGAAAAGACGGGCTGCCTACGGAGCTGGCGGACCAGTGGGGCGCGCGGTACGCCGAGGTCATGGTGGACGAGTATCAGGACACCAATGAGGTGCAGAACGCTATCTTTTCCGCCGTTTCCGGGCAGGGAAAACGCCTATTTATGGTGGGGGACGTGAAACAGTCCATCTATCGCTTCCGACTGGCCGACCCCACCATCTTCCTGGAGAAGTACCGCTCGTTCCGCCCGGCGGGTGAGGCGGCGGAGGGCGAGCCCAGGCGCATCCTTCTGACACGGAATTTCCGCTCCCGGCCCCAAGTGCTGGAGGGAGCCAATTTCCTCTTCCGAAACGTGATGTCCACGGAGTTCGGCGAGATGGACTACACCGGGGACGAGGCCCTCTATCCCGGCGCATCCTTCGAAGAGGACGGGGGGGACTACCGTGTGGAGCTGGATGCCCTGGACCTCTCCCAGACCGGTGAGGAAGAGGGAGAGAAGTCCCCCAGGGATCTGCTGGAGGCCCGCTTTGCCGCAGGCCGCATCCAGACGCTCCTGGAGGAGGGATTCCAGGTCGTCGATCAGAACGGCGGCCTGCGGCCGGTGTCTGCGGGGGATATCGTCATTCTTCTGCGCTCGCCGGGGGCGGTGCTTCACCACTATGCCAGGGCGCTGGGAGAACGGGATATTCCCTGGGAGGCGGATGGGGGAGAGGATTTTCTGGACTCCACTGAGGTGTCTGTGGCCCTTTCTTACCTCCAGATCATTGACAATCCCAGGCAGGACGTCCCCCTCATCTCGGTGCTGCGTTCCCCGCTCTACGGCTTTTCGGCGGACCGGCTCGCAGAGATCAGGGCCAACGCCAGGGACACGGACTTTTACGAGGCGCTGTGCCGGGATGAGGGCCGGGACACGGCCGCCTTTCTGGAGGAGCTGGAACTGCTGCGGGACCGGGCCGTGGATATGAGCTGTCACCAGCTCCTCTGGGATCTCTATGACCGGGTCGATCTCCTGGGCATTTTCAGCGCCATGGGAGACAGCGGGACCCGGCGGGGAAATCTGCTGGCGCTCAGCGAATGTGCACGACAGTTTGAGTCGTCCGGACACAAGGGACTTTTTGGCTTCCTCTCTTATCTGGCGCATGTCCGCGAAAACGGCGGCAGGCTCACCTCTCCCAATCCGGCGGGAGGGGGAGACGGCGTGCGGGTCCTCAGCATCCACAAGTCCAAGGGGCTGGAGTTTCCAGTGGTCTTTCTCTGTGGGCTGGCAAGAAGGCTCAACCGGGAGGACATGCAGCGCCCCATCCTTTTTCACCCCAAGCTGGGCGTGGGTCCCAAAGGTCTGGACACCGAACGGATGGTATCGTTCCCAACGCTGGCCCGGAAGGCTGTGGCCAGCCAACTGGAGCGGGAGATGATGGCGGAGGAGCTGCGGCTGCTTTATGTGGCGATGACCCGGGCGAGGGAAAAGCTGGTCTTGGTCTGTTCCCTCACCGGCGGAGCCCGTGATCTTCAGCGTATGGCGGGGGACGCAGGCTGCCCGGTGGAGCCCCAGGCCCTTCTGGGTATGCAGGCGGTGAGCCAGTGGGTGCTGCTGCCTGTGCTGGCGCGGCCCGACGCCGACGCGCTGCGCCGGGCCGCCGGGGTCGAGATTCCGGTGACTGCGGAGGACTGCGGGCCGGAATGGGATATCCGCTGGATCAATGGGAGCGGGCTGGCGGTGGAGCCCCCGCCCTGCGGAGCGCCGCCGGAAGAGGAGGCAGACGAGGACGCCGGTCCAGGGTTGGAAGAACGGCTTCTCTGGCAGTATCCCTTCGCCGGAGATGTGGAGATCCCGTCCAAACTGACGGCGACCCAGCTCAAGGGCCGCGACTTGGACGGGGAGGCGGCGGAGGAGACGCCGCAGCCGCTCCGCCCCGTCCGCTTCGGGCGGCCGCGATTTGCGTCCGAGGAGATGGGGCTCACTCCGGCGCAGCGGGGAACGGCCCTCCATCTGGTGATGCAGTTCATCGATTTTTCCAGGACGGAGACGGTGGAACAGGTAGCCGGGGAGATTCGGCGGCTGGTGGAAAGACAGATGATCACGCCCCAGCAGGGGGAGGCGGTACGCCCGGAAAAGCTCACGGCGTTTTTTTCCTCCGCCATCGGCAGAGAGGCGCGGGCGTCTGAAACGCTGCACAGGGAGTTCAAATTTTCCATCCTGGTTCCAGCCGCCGGCTATTATGCCCGGGCGAGCCGGGGAGAGGAGGTGCTCCTTCAGGGTGTGGTGGACTGCTGGTTCGAGACGCCGGAGGGGATCACGGTTTTGGACTTCAAAACAGACCGGGTGGACGAGCGGACCGTGGGGGACCGGGCGGAGGAATATCGTCCGCAGCTTGCGGCCTACAGCAGGGCACTGGAAGAGGTGACCGGGAGACAGGTGTGCCGCAGAGTGCTGTGGTTTTTTGCCCTGGACCGGGCGGAGGAGGTTCCGGACGCCAGTGTGCCGGAGGCCAGCAACTCCAAAAAACAAGAAAAAACTTGA
- the rpmE gene encoding 50S ribosomal protein L31, whose translation MKEGIHPNYQQTTIKCACGNVIETGSTKKDIRVEVCSKCHPFFTGKQKMVDTGGRVSRFNKKFGLDQK comes from the coding sequence ATGAAGGAAGGCATTCATCCCAACTATCAGCAGACCACTATCAAATGTGCCTGCGGCAATGTGATCGAGACCGGATCTACCAAAAAGGACATCCGCGTGGAAGTTTGCTCCAAATGTCACCCCTTTTTCACCGGCAAGCAGAAGATGGTGGATACGGGCGGACGTGTGAGCCGCTTCAACAAGAAGTTCGGTTTGGACCAGAAGTAA
- a CDS encoding flavin reductase family protein: MLEKCEVKSLDQNVFTLIGEQWMLITAGTPEHCNTMTASWGGLGVLWGADVATCYIRPQRYTYEFIEKSDYFTLSFLGEAYRKQLALCGAKSGREVDKVKECGFTVCAGAGNAPYFQEAELVLVCRKLYYQDIDPTHFLDQGIDGKWYPQKDYHRMYIGEIVEAYQKK, translated from the coding sequence ATGCTGGAAAAATGTGAGGTCAAGAGCCTGGATCAGAACGTATTTACCCTGATTGGGGAGCAGTGGATGCTCATCACGGCCGGTACGCCTGAGCACTGCAACACCATGACCGCCAGTTGGGGCGGGCTGGGCGTCCTGTGGGGCGCCGATGTGGCCACCTGCTATATCCGTCCCCAGCGGTACACCTATGAATTTATAGAGAAAAGCGACTATTTCACGCTTTCATTTTTGGGGGAGGCGTACCGCAAACAGCTTGCCCTGTGCGGCGCCAAGAGCGGCAGAGAGGTCGATAAGGTGAAGGAGTGCGGCTTCACCGTGTGCGCAGGGGCGGGGAACGCACCCTATTTTCAGGAGGCAGAGCTGGTGCTGGTGTGCCGCAAGCTCTACTACCAGGACATCGATCCCACCCATTTCCTGGACCAAGGCATAGACGGAAAATGGTATCCCCAAAAGGACTACCACCGGATGTATATCGGCGAGATCGTCGAGGCATATCAGAAAAAATAA
- the hflX gene encoding GTPase HflX, with translation MTDHTTEEKINRAVLVGLNAACLSREENATESSMEELSALLETAGGVCVGTVLQNKDAPDPRTFIGEGKAAEVKALAEAAGADMVIFDNALSPSQQRVLSEELGVAVMDRSALILDIFAQRARTKEGRLQVELAQYKYLLPRLTGMWGHLVRQTASGGKSPIGTRGPGETQLETDRRHIRKKIAKLEEDLEQVRRVRGVQRERRIKNEVPVVAIVGYTNAGKSTLLNALTGSDIPANNRLFDTLDTTTRNLEISDTCTVLVSDTVGFISKLPHHLVEAFKATLEELSFADLLLHVIDASNPEWREQAAVVDALIRELGAEQTPRIEVFNKSDLYRGDIMPHGEDIVSISARTGEGLDRLTSMIGDRLDGGAHRVTLRLPYDQGGVVDMLYREAKVERVEYGETIEVTAVCTAKILGQVSEFLWNG, from the coding sequence ATGACGGACCATACGACAGAAGAGAAAATCAACCGCGCGGTGCTGGTGGGACTGAATGCCGCCTGCCTGAGCCGGGAGGAGAACGCCACGGAGTCCTCTATGGAGGAGCTCTCCGCCCTGCTGGAGACGGCTGGGGGAGTTTGTGTGGGGACGGTGCTCCAGAATAAGGACGCCCCGGATCCCAGAACTTTTATCGGCGAGGGCAAGGCGGCGGAGGTGAAGGCGCTGGCGGAGGCGGCGGGGGCGGACATGGTCATCTTTGACAATGCCCTTTCCCCCTCCCAACAGAGAGTGCTCTCGGAGGAGCTGGGGGTGGCGGTGATGGACCGCTCCGCACTCATTCTCGACATCTTCGCACAGCGGGCCAGGACAAAGGAGGGGCGGCTCCAGGTGGAGCTGGCCCAGTATAAGTATCTCCTGCCCCGCCTCACGGGTATGTGGGGGCACCTGGTCCGGCAGACGGCTTCCGGCGGAAAGTCCCCCATCGGTACCCGAGGGCCCGGCGAGACTCAGCTGGAGACCGACCGGAGGCATATCAGGAAGAAGATCGCCAAGCTGGAGGAGGATCTGGAGCAGGTGCGGCGGGTCCGGGGGGTCCAGCGGGAGCGGCGCATCAAGAACGAGGTGCCGGTGGTGGCCATCGTGGGCTATACCAACGCGGGGAAGTCCACCCTTCTCAACGCGCTCACCGGCTCGGACATTCCGGCCAACAACCGACTCTTCGACACGCTGGACACCACGACCCGAAACCTGGAGATCTCCGACACCTGCACCGTGCTGGTCTCCGACACGGTGGGGTTTATCTCCAAGCTGCCCCACCACCTGGTGGAGGCATTCAAGGCCACGCTGGAGGAGTTGAGCTTTGCCGACCTCCTGCTCCACGTCATCGACGCCTCCAACCCCGAGTGGCGGGAGCAGGCGGCGGTGGTGGACGCCCTGATCCGGGAGCTTGGGGCCGAACAGACGCCCCGCATCGAGGTGTTCAACAAGTCCGATCTCTACCGGGGGGATATCATGCCCCACGGGGAGGATATCGTCTCCATCTCCGCCCGGACCGGGGAGGGGCTGGACCGGTTAACCTCCATGATCGGGGACCGGCTGGACGGCGGCGCCCACCGGGTCACCCTGCGTCTGCCCTACGACCAGGGCGGAGTGGTGGACATGCTCTACCGGGAGGCAAAGGTGGAGCGGGTGGAGTACGGCGAGACCATCGAGGTCACGGCCGTCTGCACCGCCAAGATCCTGGGCCAGGTGAGCGAGTTTTTATGGAACGGCTAA
- a CDS encoding YigZ family protein yields the protein MMREYYIPTAPSETEFTEKRSRFIGHVWRVESEAEARAHVEEMKKRYYDARHNCWCYRLREGGVERYSDDGEPQGTAGQPMLNVFQREQVENVCCVVTRYFGGILLGAGGLVRAYTQSAKDALDAAGISVVRRWVEAELRVPYSLFERARQETEAAGGLVDGAEYGADVTLRVLLPEEKATGFTDRITELTAGGVVPAVTGESFKDVPRAGII from the coding sequence ATGATGAGGGAGTATTATATCCCCACCGCCCCGTCGGAGACGGAATTTACCGAGAAGCGGTCCCGCTTCATCGGGCATGTCTGGCGGGTGGAGAGCGAGGCAGAGGCACGCGCCCACGTGGAAGAGATGAAGAAGCGATACTACGACGCCCGGCACAACTGCTGGTGCTACCGGCTCCGGGAGGGCGGTGTGGAGCGGTATTCCGACGACGGAGAGCCCCAGGGCACGGCGGGCCAGCCCATGCTCAACGTGTTCCAGCGGGAGCAGGTGGAGAATGTCTGCTGTGTGGTGACCCGCTATTTCGGCGGTATCCTTCTGGGGGCCGGCGGCCTGGTCCGGGCCTATACTCAGAGTGCCAAGGATGCCCTGGATGCGGCGGGCATCTCAGTGGTCCGCCGCTGGGTGGAGGCGGAACTCCGGGTCCCCTACAGCCTCTTTGAACGGGCCAGACAGGAGACGGAGGCGGCAGGAGGACTGGTGGACGGCGCGGAATATGGCGCGGATGTGACGCTGAGGGTTCTGCTCCCGGAGGAAAAGGCAACAGGCTTTACGGACCGGATCACCGAACTGACCGCCGGCGGCGTTGTCCCGGCAGTTACAGGGGAGTCCTTCAAGGACGTGCCGAGAGCGGGAATAATATGA
- a CDS encoding deoxyguanosinetriphosphate triphosphohydrolase, translated as MTERERREEQERRFLSPYACLAADSKGRERPVEPCPVRTCFQRDIDRIIHSKAFRRLMHKTQVFLQPEGDHYRTRMTHTIEVVRIARTIARGLELNEDLTEAAAYGHDLGHTPFGHAGERVLNEIMPGGFEHNVQSLRVVDRLENDGDGLNLTYEVRRGILCHTGPDTAETLEGQLLRLADKIAYINADIDDALRGGIIYPIDIPLEISNVLGFTHSERIDTLTVDIIRESAGAGVVRQSGPCREAMSRLREFMFENVYRNPVAKGEESKAQDMLRRLFECYVSDPDRLPPEFQDIREREGVERAVCDYIAGMTDKYAVEKFSEAFIPMSWGVK; from the coding sequence TTGACCGAGAGAGAACGGCGCGAGGAACAGGAACGGCGCTTTTTGTCCCCCTATGCCTGTCTGGCGGCGGACTCCAAAGGCCGGGAAAGGCCGGTGGAGCCCTGTCCGGTGCGCACCTGCTTTCAGCGGGATATCGACCGCATCATCCACTCCAAGGCGTTCCGGCGCCTGATGCACAAGACGCAGGTATTTCTCCAGCCGGAGGGAGACCACTACCGCACCCGCATGACCCATACCATCGAGGTGGTGCGGATCGCCCGGACCATTGCCCGGGGGCTGGAGCTCAATGAGGACCTGACCGAAGCCGCTGCCTATGGACATGATCTGGGCCATACGCCCTTTGGCCACGCGGGGGAGCGGGTCCTGAACGAGATCATGCCCGGAGGGTTCGAGCACAATGTCCAGTCTCTGCGGGTGGTGGACCGGCTGGAAAACGATGGGGATGGCCTCAATCTCACCTATGAGGTGCGCAGGGGCATCCTGTGCCACACCGGCCCGGACACGGCGGAGACGCTGGAAGGGCAGCTCCTGCGTTTGGCGGACAAGATCGCGTATATCAACGCCGACATCGACGACGCGCTGCGGGGCGGCATCATCTACCCCATCGATATCCCCCTGGAGATCTCCAATGTGCTGGGGTTCACCCACTCCGAGCGTATCGACACGCTGACGGTGGACATCATTCGGGAGAGCGCCGGGGCGGGGGTCGTCCGCCAGTCGGGGCCCTGCCGGGAGGCGATGAGCCGCCTGCGCGAATTCATGTTTGAAAATGTCTACCGCAACCCGGTGGCCAAGGGGGAGGAGTCCAAGGCACAGGATATGCTCCGCCGTCTCTTCGAGTGCTATGTGTCCGACCCGGACCGGCTGCCCCCCGAATTTCAGGACATCCGGGAGCGGGAGGGCGTGGAACGGGCCGTGTGCGATTACATTGCGGGTATGACCGATAAATATGCGGTAGAGAAATTTTCCGAAGCATTTATCCCTATGTCATGGGGTGTGAAGTAA
- the dnaG gene encoding DNA primase codes for MAIPEQFLDELTARCDIADVVADYVPLTRKGNNLWGLCPFHGEKTPSFSVSPDKQIYHCFGCGKGGGVINFVMEIENLPFPDAVRLLAKRVGLEVPEERGNADFRKKRERLLALNKEAARFFHAKLQAPEGRAGAEYLFGKRKLSRGTVTRFGLGMAPEGWDHLITAMAQKGYEKAELLECGLVVKGQNGRVYDRFRNRVMFPIIDLRGDVIGFGGRVLDDSTPKYLNSPDTPVFNKGRNLFALNIAKKSRLGRIILTEGYMDTISLHQAGFDCAVASLGTALTPEHAQLLSRYTKEAIIAYDGDGAGVSAAQRAIPILEKTGMKVRVLRVKGAKDPDEFLKTYGPEAFAKLLDQSENHIEYRIEQVLGRYDLTDDAQKVEFLKEVVGVIAGLHSPVEREVYGARCAELAGISSEAMGQEVKRELSRRIRKEQKQQERRDLTPAAQLQPRERSLRYQNIRSARAEEGVLRLALLDPELLRDAEVLTEEAFSAPLLGKAFRLLRDRWRGGLAVSLPALTAELESGEMSHLAGVLDQPESLQNGRQAMRDYIEIIENEAGKRRLEGDKDALLAVQKKLLEKKGYGG; via the coding sequence ATGGCCATTCCGGAACAATTTCTGGATGAACTTACGGCTCGATGCGACATTGCCGATGTGGTGGCGGACTATGTGCCTCTCACCCGGAAGGGCAATAATTTGTGGGGCCTGTGTCCCTTTCACGGTGAAAAGACGCCCTCCTTTTCGGTCTCGCCGGATAAGCAGATCTACCACTGCTTTGGTTGCGGGAAGGGCGGAGGAGTCATCAACTTCGTGATGGAGATCGAGAATCTCCCTTTCCCGGATGCTGTGCGTCTGCTGGCCAAGCGGGTGGGGCTTGAGGTGCCCGAGGAGCGCGGGAACGCGGATTTCCGGAAGAAAAGGGAGCGCCTCCTGGCACTGAATAAAGAAGCCGCCCGGTTTTTCCACGCAAAGCTCCAGGCGCCGGAAGGCCGGGCGGGGGCGGAGTATCTGTTCGGCAAGCGGAAGCTCTCACGGGGGACGGTGACGCGGTTCGGACTGGGTATGGCCCCGGAGGGATGGGATCACCTGATCACCGCCATGGCCCAAAAGGGCTATGAAAAGGCAGAGCTTCTGGAGTGCGGCCTGGTGGTAAAGGGGCAGAATGGACGGGTGTACGATCGTTTCCGCAACCGGGTGATGTTTCCCATCATCGATCTGAGGGGGGATGTGATCGGCTTTGGCGGCCGGGTGCTGGATGATTCTACGCCCAAATATCTCAACTCGCCGGACACCCCGGTCTTCAATAAGGGACGCAACCTGTTCGCTCTGAATATCGCCAAGAAGTCCAGGCTGGGGCGTATCATCCTCACGGAGGGGTACATGGATACCATTTCCCTCCATCAGGCGGGATTTGACTGTGCGGTGGCATCTCTGGGCACCGCCCTCACACCGGAACACGCGCAGTTGCTCTCCCGCTATACGAAAGAGGCGATCATCGCCTACGACGGAGATGGGGCCGGCGTCTCCGCGGCTCAGCGGGCCATCCCCATTTTGGAAAAGACGGGAATGAAGGTGCGGGTCCTGCGGGTCAAGGGGGCAAAGGATCCGGACGAGTTCCTCAAGACCTACGGGCCGGAGGCATTTGCAAAGCTGCTGGATCAGAGTGAAAATCACATTGAGTACCGCATTGAACAGGTGCTTGGCCGCTACGATCTTACGGATGACGCCCAAAAGGTAGAGTTTTTGAAGGAGGTTGTGGGGGTCATAGCGGGGCTTCACAGTCCTGTGGAGCGGGAGGTCTACGGCGCGCGCTGTGCAGAGCTGGCGGGGATCTCCTCCGAGGCCATGGGGCAGGAGGTCAAGCGGGAGCTCTCCCGCCGCATCCGTAAGGAGCAAAAACAGCAGGAGCGCAGGGATCTGACGCCTGCGGCGCAGCTCCAGCCCAGGGAGCGGTCCCTCCGCTATCAGAACATCCGCTCGGCCCGGGCCGAGGAGGGGGTGCTGCGGCTGGCGCTTCTGGATCCGGAGCTCCTCAGGGACGCCGAAGTGCTGACAGAGGAGGCGTTCTCCGCGCCGCTGCTGGGAAAGGCCTTCCGGCTGCTGCGGGACCGCTGGCGCGGCGGCCTGGCGGTGAGTCTGCCGGCCCTGACCGCCGAACTGGAAAGCGGGGAGATGAGCCACCTGGCCGGAGTGCTCGATCAGCCGGAATCTCTTCAAAATGGCCGGCAGGCCATGAGGGATTACATAGAGATCATAGAAAATGAAGCGGGAAAACGCAGGCTGGAAGGCGACAAAGACGCGCTTTTGGCCGTGCAGAAAAAGCTGCTAGAGAAAAAAGGGTATGGAGGATGA
- the rpoD gene encoding RNA polymerase sigma factor RpoD codes for MPAETDKKPKMTSEEKIEAGKIELMKVVEGVQGAEKLAELLDKGKKKGKLSSGELMDVLEEMDLESEQLDKIYDTMENMGIDTAGEDYLPELVDEVPPIEEIEEIPEEEIVDPNTLVDSFGIDDPVRMYLKEIGKVNLLTPDEEIQLAQDMGAGDAAREQLAEIEKARKNGEEVSLAQEEEKELKRAIRKGEAAKQRLAEANLRLVVSIAKRYVGRGMLFLDLIQEGNLGLIKAVEKFDYTKGYKFSTYATWWIRQAITRAIADQARTIRIPVHMVETINKVIRVSRQLLQELGHDPTPEEISEEMNMPVDKVREILKIAQEPVSLETPIGEEEDSHLGDFIPDEDASEPSEAASYTLLKEQLIDVLDTLTPREEKVLKLRFGLEDGRTRTLEEVGKEFNVTRERIRQIEAKALRKLRHPSRSKKLKDFLN; via the coding sequence ATGCCGGCTGAGACCGATAAGAAGCCGAAGATGACCAGTGAGGAAAAGATCGAAGCCGGCAAGATCGAGCTGATGAAGGTCGTCGAGGGGGTTCAGGGCGCGGAAAAGCTGGCGGAACTGCTGGACAAGGGCAAAAAGAAGGGCAAACTCTCCTCCGGCGAGCTCATGGACGTCCTGGAGGAAATGGATCTGGAGAGCGAGCAGCTCGATAAGATTTACGACACCATGGAAAATATGGGCATCGACACCGCGGGAGAGGACTATCTTCCCGAATTGGTGGATGAGGTCCCCCCTATCGAGGAGATCGAGGAGATCCCCGAGGAGGAGATCGTGGACCCCAACACCCTGGTGGACTCCTTCGGCATCGACGACCCTGTACGGATGTACCTCAAGGAGATCGGCAAGGTAAATCTGCTCACCCCCGACGAGGAGATCCAGTTGGCTCAGGACATGGGCGCGGGGGACGCAGCCAGGGAACAGCTGGCCGAAATCGAAAAGGCGCGGAAGAATGGAGAAGAGGTCTCCCTCGCGCAGGAGGAGGAGAAGGAGCTCAAGCGCGCCATCCGTAAGGGCGAGGCCGCCAAACAGCGCCTGGCGGAGGCCAATCTCCGGCTGGTGGTGTCTATTGCCAAACGGTACGTGGGCAGGGGAATGCTTTTCCTGGACCTCATTCAGGAGGGCAACCTGGGCCTCATCAAAGCGGTAGAGAAGTTTGACTACACCAAGGGCTACAAGTTCTCCACATATGCCACCTGGTGGATCCGCCAGGCCATTACCCGCGCCATCGCGGACCAGGCCAGGACCATCCGTATCCCGGTCCATATGGTGGAGACCATCAACAAGGTCATCCGGGTCTCCCGTCAGCTCCTCCAGGAGCTGGGCCACGACCCTACCCCGGAGGAAATCTCCGAGGAGATGAACATGCCGGTGGACAAGGTACGGGAGATCCTGAAAATCGCCCAGGAGCCGGTCTCTCTGGAGACCCCCATCGGTGAGGAGGAGGACTCCCACCTGGGCGACTTTATCCCGGATGAGGACGCTTCTGAACCCTCCGAGGCGGCCAGCTACACCCTTCTGAAGGAGCAGCTCATCGACGTGCTGGATACGCTGACGCCCCGGGAGGAAAAGGTGCTCAAGCTCCGCTTTGGTCTGGAGGATGGACGCACCCGCACGCTGGAAGAGGTGGGCAAGGAGTTCAATGTGACCCGTGAGCGTATCCGCCAGATTGAGGCGAAGGCCCTTCGGAAGCTGCGCCATCCTTCCCGCTCCAAGAAGCTGAAGGACTTTTTGAACTGA
- a CDS encoding NUDIX hydrolase: MEIRFYDQALDSDLKVAVVAARADGKWLLCRHRERATWEFPGGHRETGEDIHETARRELWEETGATDFQLEPVAAYGLFEPGKDPSYGALFFAEIREVGARPGDSEIEENGLFDEFPEAITYPHIQPKLMEQVRAWLGEGNFHSEEEDIFELLV, translated from the coding sequence ATGGAGATACGCTTTTACGACCAGGCGCTGGACAGCGACCTGAAGGTTGCGGTGGTCGCCGCCAGAGCGGACGGCAAGTGGCTCCTTTGCCGCCATAGGGAGCGGGCCACCTGGGAGTTTCCCGGGGGGCACCGTGAGACGGGGGAGGACATCCATGAGACCGCCCGGCGGGAGCTCTGGGAGGAGACGGGGGCGACGGATTTCCAACTGGAGCCGGTGGCCGCTTACGGCCTGTTTGAACCCGGGAAGGACCCGTCCTATGGGGCCCTCTTTTTCGCGGAGATCCGGGAAGTGGGAGCGCGCCCCGGGGACTCGGAGATTGAGGAAAACGGCCTATTTGACGAATTCCCGGAGGCGATAACCTATCCGCATATCCAGCCCAAGCTGATGGAACAGGTCCGAGCGTGGTTGGGCGAGGGCAACTTCCACTCGGAGGAAGAGGATATCTTTGAATTGCTGGTGTGA